One segment of Aquimarina sp. BL5 DNA contains the following:
- a CDS encoding putative quinol monooxygenase — translation MIIRIVKLGFIPEQIDAFLENFDQNKDKIRNFEGCLHLKLIRDIHQTNQFFTYSHWESEEHLNNYRNSSLFKGVWANTKNKFNQKPEAWSVEQVWGSE, via the coding sequence ATGATCATACGGATTGTAAAATTGGGGTTCATTCCTGAACAAATAGATGCTTTTTTGGAGAATTTCGATCAGAATAAAGATAAAATTCGAAATTTTGAAGGATGCTTGCACCTAAAATTGATACGAGATATCCATCAAACCAACCAGTTTTTTACCTATAGTCATTGGGAATCTGAAGAGCATCTCAATAACTACAGAAACTCTTCGTTATTTAAAGGTGTTTGGGCAAACACAAAAAATAAGTTTAACCAAAAACCAGAAGCCTGGAGTGTAGAACAAGTTTGGGGTTCAGAATAA
- a CDS encoding S-adenosyl-l-methionine hydroxide adenosyltransferase family protein encodes MPIITLTTDFGIKDHFVSAVKGAIYTELPQATVVDISHEISPFHIIEAAYIIQNAYKSFPKGSIHIIGIDSELNPENKHIAVKLDDHYFICANNGLISLIASEFRPEKIVEINIHDAIGTNFPVLDVFVTVACHIARGGTLEVIGKSITDIKLIKGITPIVNVGDKQIVGSIIYIDNYGNLITNITRKLFEDVGKGREFKITARSAVFSTIYERYSDAINFNIEKSKREEDGKKLAVFNSSGYLELAIYKSNPKTVGGASSLFGLHYRDTVSITFE; translated from the coding sequence ATGCCAATAATAACTTTAACTACTGATTTCGGAATCAAAGATCACTTTGTGTCTGCGGTTAAAGGTGCTATCTATACCGAACTACCACAGGCTACAGTTGTAGACATTTCTCATGAAATTTCGCCATTCCACATTATAGAGGCAGCCTACATTATCCAAAATGCTTATAAGAGTTTTCCGAAAGGAAGTATCCATATCATTGGGATTGACAGTGAACTGAATCCAGAAAACAAACACATTGCCGTAAAGCTTGATGATCACTACTTTATCTGTGCTAATAATGGATTGATTTCTTTAATTGCTTCAGAATTTAGACCAGAAAAAATTGTAGAAATTAATATACATGATGCGATTGGCACAAATTTTCCCGTACTAGATGTTTTTGTAACAGTAGCCTGCCACATTGCTCGTGGAGGAACACTAGAAGTTATTGGGAAATCAATTACAGATATCAAATTAATAAAAGGAATTACTCCAATTGTCAATGTTGGAGATAAACAAATTGTAGGAAGTATTATCTATATTGATAACTACGGAAATCTAATTACCAATATTACCCGTAAACTTTTTGAAGATGTAGGAAAAGGACGTGAATTTAAAATTACCGCCAGAAGTGCAGTTTTCAGTACTATTTATGAGCGATATAGTGATGCTATAAATTTTAATATTGAAAAAAGTAAGCGTGAAGAAGATGGAAAGAAACTAGCAGTCTTCAATTCATCTGGATATTTAGAACTAGCCATTTATAAAAGTAATCCAAAAACTGTTGGTGGGGCTTCTAGTTTATTCGGATTGCATTATCGTGATACGGTGAGTATTACTTTTGAGTGA
- a CDS encoding PhoH family protein: MNELIIELTEINPREFFGLQNSNIQLLKKYFPKLKIVARGSKLKVYGDEDMLEEFDMRLNMLLEHFGKYNKLDENVIERVLTSDSKADYETSAVSGETLVHGVGGKAIKAQTANQRKLVELTYKNDMVFAIGPAGTGKTYTGVALAVKALKEKQVRRIILTRPAVEAGENLGFLPGDLKEKLDPYMQPLYDALRDMIPAEKLESFIEKGVIQIAPMAFMRGRTLDNAFVILDEAQNTTHAQMKMFLTRMGKNAKFMITGDPGQIDLPRRVTSGLKEALLVLKGVSGIGVIHLDDKDVIRHKLVKKVIAAYKEIENRND, encoded by the coding sequence TTGAACGAACTTATTATTGAACTGACAGAAATCAATCCACGGGAGTTTTTCGGACTTCAGAATAGTAATATTCAATTACTGAAAAAATATTTCCCAAAACTTAAAATTGTAGCCAGAGGAAGTAAACTAAAGGTATATGGTGATGAAGATATGCTCGAAGAATTTGATATGCGCTTAAATATGCTTTTAGAGCATTTTGGAAAGTATAATAAATTGGATGAGAATGTGATCGAGCGTGTACTTACCAGTGATAGCAAAGCGGATTATGAAACATCTGCAGTTAGTGGAGAAACCTTGGTTCACGGAGTAGGAGGTAAAGCCATTAAAGCGCAGACGGCAAATCAGCGTAAACTGGTAGAGTTGACCTACAAAAATGATATGGTTTTTGCTATTGGACCAGCGGGAACTGGTAAAACATATACTGGAGTAGCATTAGCAGTAAAAGCACTAAAAGAAAAACAAGTAAGAAGAATAATCCTTACACGTCCCGCTGTAGAAGCAGGAGAGAATCTTGGATTTTTACCAGGAGATTTAAAAGAAAAATTGGATCCGTATATGCAACCATTATACGATGCATTACGAGATATGATTCCTGCAGAAAAACTAGAAAGTTTTATAGAAAAAGGAGTGATACAAATTGCGCCTATGGCTTTTATGCGTGGTCGTACATTAGATAATGCCTTTGTAATTCTTGATGAAGCACAGAATACAACGCATGCGCAAATGAAGATGTTCCTGACACGTATGGGTAAAAATGCCAAATTTATGATTACTGGTGATCCGGGACAGATTGATTTACCACGTAGGGTAACCTCTGGTCTAAAAGAAGCGCTATTAGTATTAAAAGGAGTTTCTGGAATCGGAGTCATACACCTAGATGATAAGGATGTGATCCGTCATAAACTAGTGAAAAAGGTGATTGCGGCCTATAAAGAAATAGAAAATAGAAACGATTAA